TCTCGTGTGGAGAGTGTTGCCGTCCACCCAGAGCTGCCAGTCGTTATCCTTGCTGGTCCCGACAACCCCTGTCACGGCGAAAGTGTAGCCAATCCTGGCGCCATCCCAGTTCACCTCGATCACTAGAGGGGTCGTACCCAGGTTGAGGAGCGTCACCTTCACGGTGAAAGCGCGCTTCCCCTGGGTGAAGACGTACTCTCTCGTTACCTGCACTCTTCCAGTAGTCCCCGTGATGCTGGTGACTGGGATCTCCGCTTTAAGCCGGACTACCGCCACCCCGGCTTGAGGGCGCTCTACTTCTGCGGTGAACTTCGCGGAGACGATAAGGCCTGGCCAGCTCTGAGTGGGGAGCCAGTCGTACAGCGGGTAGCTCTTACCCATCGCACCCCTACTCCCAGCGTTAGCAGCCAACTCCACCCCATCCACCAGCCAGCTAACAGGGCGACCTCCCTCAAGCGAGATCGAAAGCTCAGCTACGCCGGTGTTCACGTAGACGACCGTTCCCCGCTCCTCCACTACCGGCTGCGCTTGAGCGGCAGCTAAACCGAGTAGAGGCTGCAGCAGGACGATGATCGTGAGAATGGCTGCGAGGCGCTTCAACCACCTCACCGGCAAGAAATGTCACTAATCCATTGTTATAAAACTTCTGTTAGAAAAGCTAATATTTAGGAAATGGACTGCATTTCGATAGCAGCTCCAGGTCGTGCAACTCCCTCTCCCCCGCTCTGTGCCGGAGCTTTCCTGCCGCTGGATGCGCGGGTTGAGAATTGCCTGCCGAAGCTCGAGAATGTGCTTTAGAATTCTCCTGAATTCCCGCAGCTAGGCTTTAACAGCTCCCATCGTGAGGCCCGCTCGGAGGTACCTTTGGCTGACCACGAAGAGGATTAAGACAGGGATGGACGCCATGATGCTTGCTGCAGCAAAGGCCGGAATTCCGCCGTAGCTGCTTGCGTACTGCTGGTTCCGGAGCTGAGTGATGAAGACAGGTAGCGTGTAGTAGTCTTCGTTTCCCAACAGGAGAGTCGCCAGCATGAACTCGTTCCAGACTCCGATGAAGACGAGGATGGCGATCGCCGCTATCCCGGGTGCTGCTAGAGGAAGGGTGATCTTCAGGTAGACTTCCCACGGTGAGGCGCCGTCCACGAGCGCCTGCTCCTCGACTTCCCGCGGTATAGAGTCGAAGAATGTTTTGAGGAACCATGTAGAGTAGGGGATGCTTCCCGCCAGGTACACGAGCACGAGGCCGCCGGGCCCTAAGAGGAGCCCCTTTGGGAGCCCGACTGCGCGGAGGGCTTGATCGTAGGTGACTAGGAGCCTGTAGAGGGGGATGAAGGTCACGAGCCCCGGGATGCTGTTGAGGACCAGGAGGAACCAGAGGATCTTCCTCCTCCCAGGGAAGTTGTACCTGCTGAAGGCGTAGCCGGACATTGTGCCCACGATCACCGCGAGAAGGGTTGTGAGCGTGCCGACGAGTAAGCTGTTCCTCATGAACGTGAGGAACTTCGTGTTGAAGATCAGCGTGTAGTAGGCGGTGCTCTGGTAGCTGCTCGGCAGTTTCTCGGGAAGGGGCAGGAGCACCTCCCACAGGCTGATGAGGCTGGTCGGCAGGGAGGCTCCAAACTCCCTTAAGCTTGTGCCGATGATCCAGAAGAAGGGGTAGACCGCTACGTAGGACGCTAGAGCGGCGAAAACTAGAAGCAGAAGCGATACCGCGATGTTTCTCCGCTTCACGCTACTCACCCACAACCCTCATCTTCTTCATCGCGTAGATGCTCGCGGGCACTACTAAAGCAGCTATGAGAAGGCTGTAGGCGGCTCCGTAGCCGTAGTCGCCGTACTGCCATATCGTCCTGAAGCCGTAGGTCATCAGCAGCTCGGTCGTGTAGAGGGTGCCTATGCCGGGGACTACGATCGCTGGGCCGCCCCCGGTGAGGAGCCAGACCACGCCGAACTGCTGGAAGGTAGTGATCGTGGTTAGCACGGTAGCTACTGTGAGCGGTGGGAGTATGTGGGGGAACACGACAGCCCTGAAGACTCCCCAGGTGGAGGCCCCATCCACCTTCGCAGCGTCGACCAGCTCCGGAGGGACGCTCTGGAGGGCTGCCAGCGTGACTGTCATTATGAATGGGTAAGCGAGCCAGGTGTTGGTGAGGTTTATCGAGACCCAAGGCCAGAAAGTATCCAGCGTCTGCCCTAGCCAGTCCACGCGGGGTAAGCCGAGGTTCAGCAGGAGCTGGTTCACGTAGCCGTACGAGTACTGGTACAGGAAGAGCCAGGCCATGATGCTGATGTAGCCCGGAACAGCCCAGGGAACGATCATCAGCGTTCTCCAAAGTCTCTTGAGCGGGAGCGATCTCGCGTTAAGCATGAAAGCATACGCCACGCCGGTGACAACCTGGAGCGTCACGTTGACGACCGTGAAGACGACAGTGTTCACAAGCGCTCTGAAAAGGTTTGAATCCGGCGATGCAAGCTCTCTAGCGATACGGGCGAAGTTCTCCAAGCCGACAAAGTCCCAGCTGAGCCACTTACCCTTAGTGGTCGAGATGTTGGTGAAAGCCATGTAGACGCCGAATGCCAGCGGGTAGATGCTCACAACTGCTAAGAGCGCGAAAGCTGGAAGCAGGAAGAGGAGCGGCGCCCGGTACTTCCGTATACTCACAGCGACCACCTTCGAAAAAAGGAATTCAGAAAAAACTTAAAATGTTCCGCAGAGCTCAACCCTTCAGCTTTGCTCTCAGCTCAGCTGCCGCCGCCCTAGCGGCGTCGCTAGGGCTCATCTTACCCTGGTAGACCTGGGTGATGTAGGCCGGCGTGACCTCCCACATTTTCGCAACTTCAGGGACGTTGGGCATTGGGACGCCGTACTGAGCTTGCTGCATGAAGCCAGCCAGGACCTTGTCTCCCTTGATCGCTGGGTCGTCGAGCGCTTTCTTCCAGGTGGGCACGTGGCCCGCAAGCTTCGCCAGCTTCACCGAAGCCTCTCCAGTGATGTAGCGCGCGAGCTCGACGACCTCTTTAAGGATACCCTTGTCGGCCGCGTTCTTCGTCACGAAAACAGCCTCGACAGTCATGAAAGGCCTCGCAGGCTTGCCGTCGATCGCCGGGATAAGGGTGATCTCTATCCCTTCAAGGTTCTCGCCGAACTTCTTCTTCAGGTCGCCGATCCACCAGGGCCCGTTGATAGCCATCGCAGCCTTCTCGTTCATGAAGAGGTTAACCATCATGTCGTAGCCGATGTCCGGCGGCAGGTACTCGCTGAACCTCTTGATGATCTCGAAAGCCTGCACCGCGCCTGGGCTGTCAAGCGCCGTCTCCAGCGTGTTGGGATCCAGGTAGTAAGCGCCTAAACCGTAGAACCAGCAGCTGCTGAAGTACGCGTTCATCACGTCGTAGGCGAGCGCGTACATGCCCCTAGCCTTGAACTGGTCCATGAGAGGCCAGAGCTCGCTCAGCGTCTTAGGCGGGGTGGGCAGGAGCTTTTTGTTGACGATCAGCGCGGGCAGCTTAATGCTCTCGGGGAGCCCGTAGACTTTCCCCTTGAGCTCCACACCGGCTAGCGCGCTCTCCATGTACTCTCCTCTAAACGCGGCAATCTCCTTCGAAATATCGACGACAACGCCTGCGGCAGCAAGCTCACCAGTCCAGTCATGAGGCCCTGTGAAGAGGTCGGGGCCCTCCCCCACGGGGACGGCTTGAATCACCTTACCTTTCAGCTGGTCGAAAGGCACGTTGACGATATCTATCTCGTAGTTAGGGTTCTTCGCCTTGAAGTCTTCCACTACTGCTTTCAGGGCATCGTACTCGCCGCCAGTCCAGGCGGTCCAGATAACCACTTTCACGGGCTTGGGGGCAGAGGGGGCTGGGGGAGCGGGTGGGAATAGCGTCGGCCACAGAGCAGCTAAAGCGAGAACAGCAATCACGATGATAGCTATACCAGCGTAGAGGAAAGTCTTCCTGGGTTTAGCTTTCTCCCCCATACAGGAACAGACTCCATATTCCTCTATTTAAGCATTTCCAAACATACTTAATGAGTATATTCGCATCCCTCCTCCCCAGAGTTACCATCTGTTAAAGCTGCAGAAGAGCATCACTTCGGAGCAGCTGCAATCACCAGACACCCGCTCACCGCTAGAGCTTCGCTGCTTGAGCCTTCAGCTCAAACTCCTCGCAAGCTCTTCAGCTCCTCAAAGCTAGCTTCACTCTCAGGAGCGGTTGTGTTGCCGAGCGACTGTTGCTCTCATAAACCTCCTCAGATCCCTCCGCGTCAAAAGCACCGGGAGGAAGTTCAGGCTCGCTAGCAGCCAGGTTATCGAAAGGAAGGATGGAATCATCGGCATAGAGGTGAATGGCATTCAAACGCGAAACCATAGCAGTGTTCGGAGACGAAGATGCTATCTTCTCGGCGGCGTCACCCTAGAGGAGCTCGGCCTAGAAGTTGACCCAGTAAAAGGCGAGCTCAAACCACTTGAGCTCGTACTCATGTGAAAAAGGCTTAGTGCCGCCTCCAGCGTAAGACTATCCGTGGGAATCCTTCATTTCTGCATAAACTTCACGTTTTTAGCAAACTTTTCCATCTTCTCAATCAATTCCACCATTTCGAGGAGCTCCCGCTCGGTAATCCTGTAGTACTCGTGCGCAATCAAATTCCTAAGAAAGATCAGCCTCTTTGAACTCTCAAGAGTTTCCCTGTCAATCAAAGAGTGCCGGTACAGCAATTCAAACGTCTCTCTATACGTTGAGGGTTTTAGTGGGTTTCAAACCTTAGAATGAGATCCACTATCCTCATGTAGGACTCTCTTCTTCACTCTCTCGTACATCTACGCGGTATCTAAGTACTCTCTGAGCACTCTGCGCTTTACTTCGAGGAGCTCTTCTTCGTCGCGGCAGAAGACCACCCTCCCGTGCTTCAAAACCTCGAACTGTATGTGCAGCGGTAAACGGTGGAACAGCACAACGTCAAAGTAAGGCGAGTACATGCTGCCAATCTCAGCCTCCACCTGCTTATCAGGCTTCCTAACGATAACCGCGTTGTCAATGTCCGAGGTACCCTTTACGGCACCCCTAACGTAGGAGCCAAAGAGGATAATAGCTAGAGTCTCTGGAAATTCTTTAATCCTTTCTATTAGAGAGTTAAGCTCATACTCACCCCTCACCTTCCTCACCCCTCCAAGCGCAACACGCCTTCCAATCGGTGCAGGAGTATAAAGGGATTCAGCGAGTTAAAAGTAGCTGCGCGCACGGGCAAGCAGCTAAACGCAGAAGACGGAAAGTATCGGCTATGAAGGTATATCGCGAGCCGTGGGCCCCAAAGCGTTCACAAACCCCCTCTCCGAGATCACTACACGCCTAAGGGAGAAGCTAGAATAATCAGGGTCTTGAACTTCTCATACCCACAAGAACTTAAATGC
This region of Thermofilum sp. genomic DNA includes:
- a CDS encoding nucleotidyltransferase domain-containing protein translates to MRGEYELNSLIERIKEFPETLAIILFGSYVRGAVKGTSDIDNAVIVRKPDKQVEAEIGSMYSPYFDVVLFHRLPLHIQFEVLKHGRVVFCRDEEELLEVKRRVLREYLDTA
- a CDS encoding extracellular solute-binding protein: MGEKAKPRKTFLYAGIAIIVIAVLALAALWPTLFPPAPPAPSAPKPVKVVIWTAWTGGEYDALKAVVEDFKAKNPNYEIDIVNVPFDQLKGKVIQAVPVGEGPDLFTGPHDWTGELAAAGVVVDISKEIAAFRGEYMESALAGVELKGKVYGLPESIKLPALIVNKKLLPTPPKTLSELWPLMDQFKARGMYALAYDVMNAYFSSCWFYGLGAYYLDPNTLETALDSPGAVQAFEIIKRFSEYLPPDIGYDMMVNLFMNEKAAMAINGPWWIGDLKKKFGENLEGIEITLIPAIDGKPARPFMTVEAVFVTKNAADKGILKEVVELARYITGEASVKLAKLAGHVPTWKKALDDPAIKGDKVLAGFMQQAQYGVPMPNVPEVAKMWEVTPAYITQVYQGKMSPSDAARAAAAELRAKLKG
- a CDS encoding ABC transporter permease subunit; its protein translation is MKRRNIAVSLLLLVFAALASYVAVYPFFWIIGTSLREFGASLPTSLISLWEVLLPLPEKLPSSYQSTAYYTLIFNTKFLTFMRNSLLVGTLTTLLAVIVGTMSGYAFSRYNFPGRRKILWFLLVLNSIPGLVTFIPLYRLLVTYDQALRAVGLPKGLLLGPGGLVLVYLAGSIPYSTWFLKTFFDSIPREVEEQALVDGASPWEVYLKITLPLAAPGIAAIAILVFIGVWNEFMLATLLLGNEDYYTLPVFITQLRNQQYASSYGGIPAFAAASIMASIPVLILFVVSQRYLRAGLTMGAVKA
- a CDS encoding sugar ABC transporter permease produces the protein MSIRKYRAPLLFLLPAFALLAVVSIYPLAFGVYMAFTNISTTKGKWLSWDFVGLENFARIARELASPDSNLFRALVNTVVFTVVNVTLQVVTGVAYAFMLNARSLPLKRLWRTLMIVPWAVPGYISIMAWLFLYQYSYGYVNQLLLNLGLPRVDWLGQTLDTFWPWVSINLTNTWLAYPFIMTVTLAALQSVPPELVDAAKVDGASTWGVFRAVVFPHILPPLTVATVLTTITTFQQFGVVWLLTGGGPAIVVPGIGTLYTTELLMTYGFRTIWQYGDYGYGAAYSLLIAALVVPASIYAMKKMRVVGE